TGTGTGAGTATCAACGAAGTGCGGCTAGGACTGCACGTCGGCTTTCGGCCCGAGAATATTTTGTTCACGCCCAACAGCGTGGCGTTCAGCGAGTTGGTAGAAGCCAAAGAATTAGGTGTGAACCTGAACATTGACAACCTGGCCATTCTGGAGCAGTTCGGGGCCACGTTTGGCGGCTCCTACCCGGTGTGCGTGCGCCTGAACCCGCATATTGAGGCGGGCGGCAACTACAAGATTTCGACCGGCCACATCGACAGCAAGTTTGGCATCAGCATTCACCAACTGCGGCACCTCGAGCGCGTAGTGAAGGGCACCGGCCTGCACGTGCGCGGCCTGCACATGCACACGGGCTCCGAAATCAAGGACGTGGGCGTGTTTCTGCGGGCGCTGGATATCTTATTTGATGCCGCCCGCCGCTTCCCCGACCTGGAGTTTCTGGACCTGGGCTCGGGCTTTAAAGTGCCCTACAAGCCCGGCGACCCCGAAACCGACGTGGCCGCCCTGGGCGAGCAAGTGGCGGCGGCCTTCCGGGAATTTGAGGCCGAATATGGCCGGCCGCTCGAAGCCTGGTTTGAGCCCGGCAAGTACCTGGTGAGCGAGGCGGGCTACCTGCTGGTGGAGGTTGCGACGGTGAAGCACACCACGGCCACGGTGTTCGCGGGCGTCAACTCGGGCTTCAACCACCTCATCCGGCCCATGATGTACGAGGCGTACCACTACATCTCGAACCTCACGCGCCCCCAGGGCCCCGAGCGCCTGTACACGGTAGTCGGCAACATCTGCGAAACCGACACCTTTGCCTGGGACCGCCTGCTGCCCGAAGTGCGCGAGGGCGACGTGCTGGCCTTCCACAACGCCGGGGCCTACGGCTTCGAGATGAGCAGCTCGTTCAACTCGCGCCTGCGCCCCGCCGAGGTGCTGCTCGACGGCGAGGCTGCCCCGCGCCTCATCCGCCGCCGCCAAACGTTCGAGGATTTGCTGGCCGGGCAGGAGGGGTAGGACAAGCTGAAGCTTAGCCTACCCTCGCCAGCCAGTCGGCGGCTTCGGCTTCATTTTCAAAATTGCGGTACGTGTGGCCCAACTGGCGGCTGGTCAGGACGAGGCCCGTCATGGCGAGGCGGGCGAATACGTCGTGCGCTACTACCACGGCCCCGTGGCGGTAGCCGTTTTCGCGCACGGCCTGGGGCAGCCACTCGTTTATCATCCAGCTTTCCTCGGTCGGCGTGAAAGCCTTCATCTGCTGCTGATTGATAAGCAGCCGGCTCCAGCCGTGGCGCTGCATGGCCTGCCGGGCGTGGGTGAGCAGGGCCTTAAACTCGCCCTCCTGGCGCGGACCAGCGCAGTAGTCGAGGCGCAGGTAGTGTTCGGGCTCCTCCCAAACGCAGCCAGCGCTGTTTTTGAAGTAAATAGTGCGGGTAGCGGTAGGCATGGCGAGTAGCGGGCAGTCCCTACCCCCGGCCGGGGCAGGCAGTAGCCGTGGTTAGCCCGCCTTAAACTGCGTAGCCGGGCGCGGGGTTAGCTTGCGGCTCTTTTTTCTGCGTTTCATGAAGCCCCATCGCAAGCCTACTGCCCTGCGCAAGCCCACCAACTTTCCGGTCGAAAACGTACTCACTGGCCTCAACGCGCCCCGCCTGCTGGCGCTGGGCACTGACCTGGAGCAGCTCCACTTCGTAGGCTGCGAGCTGAGCGAAGCCAACCTGGCCGGCCTGCGCTTCGAAGACTGCCTCTTTGAGCGTTGCAACCTGACCACGGCCCGGCTCGGCGGGGCGGCCCTGCAAAACGTAGCTTTTGCCGATTGCAAGCTGCTGGGCGTGGCTTTTGGGGCGTGCCAAGATATGCTGTTTGGGGTGCATTTCGACCATTGCCAGCTGCGCTACGCCTCGTTTGGTGGGAAGAAGCTAGCGGGCACGCGCTTCGCGTACTGTTCATTGGCCGAAACCGACTTCACCAACGCCGACCTCAGCGGGGCCGCGTTTATGGACTGCGACCTCACGGGCACCATTTTCCACGATACCCGGCTGGTGGGCACCAACTTTACCACCGCCACCGGCTTCAGCCTCGACCCCGAAGCCAACGACCTGACCGGCGCGCGCTTCGCGCTGGCCGGCCTGCCGGGTTTGCTCGACAAGTACGGGCTGGTAGTGGAGTAGTGGGTAATAAATAATGAGCAATGAAAGAACGTCATGCTGACGAAGGAAGCATCTCACTCGCGCCGCTGCCCAACGACGCTAGTGCAATGCTTCCCTCGTCAGCATGACGTTCTTTGCTGGTAATCCTTATCCCTACCCCCCACCATGCCCCCGATTCCGCCCGCTACCCATTACCGTTGGGACGACATGCCCAAGGATGAGTTGTCCGACACCATCGCGCGCCGCCTCATCACCGGCGACCAGATGATGCTGGCCCACGTGTACCTCAAGAAGGGTGCCATTGTGCCCAAGCACTCGCATCATAACGAGCAGATTACCTACATCTTGGAAGGCGCGCTACGCTTTCATCTGGGCGACGATGGTGGCCAGGAGGTCATCGTGCGCGCCGGCGAGGTGCTGACCATCCCATCCTGGCTGCCCCACACCGCCGAGGCCCTGGAAGATACCCTCGACGTAGACGTGTTTAGCCCGCCCCGCCAGGATTGGCTCGACGGCAGCGACAGCTACCTACGGCAGAAGTGAAATTGGTGAGGTTGTGGGTAAAAGAGCCTCATGCTCATCTGGCGTCCGCTTGTCGAAGCATCTCGCTCGTATCGTTCAACGATTGATTCTACTGTCCCGCGCGCGATGCTTCGACAAGCGGACGCCAGATGAGCATGACGTTCTTTTACCCACCAATCATTACTTCCCTACCCCCTCACTAATTCACCAATGGACCTCGGACTAACCGGAAAAGTAGCCCTTGTGGCCGCCGCCAGCAAGGGGCTGGGGCGCGCCGTAGCCGAAGAGCTGGCCGCCGAAGGCGCACACCTGGTGCTGTGCGCCCGCCACGACGATACCTTGCAGCAGACCTGCGCGGCTATTCGCGCGGCTACCGGCGCGCGGGTGCTGGGCGTAGTCGCCGATGTAGCCAACCCCACCGATGTGGCCCGGCTGGTACAGGCCGCCCTGGCTGAGTTTGGGCAAATTGATATACTAGTAACGAACGCGGGCGGGCCGCCGGCGGGCACCTTTGCCCAGCACGATGCCGCCGCCTGGGACGCCGCTACCCGCCTGCTGCTCACCAGCGTAGTAGAATTGACCCGCGCCGTACTGCCCGGCATGCAGGCCCGCGGTTGGGGTAGGATTCTCAATATCACCTCCATTGCCGTGAAACAGCCCATAGCGGGCCTATTGCTCTCCAACAGCATGCGAGCGGCTGTGACGGGCATGGCCCGCACCCTGGCCAACGAGGT
The genomic region above belongs to Hymenobacter psoromatis and contains:
- the lysA gene encoding diaminopimelate decarboxylase — encoded protein: MSASLPTPALLAAAAQFGTPLYVYQADVIRAQYHKLTAAFEGHPTRFFYACKALTNVAILKILLAEGAGLDCVSINEVRLGLHVGFRPENILFTPNSVAFSELVEAKELGVNLNIDNLAILEQFGATFGGSYPVCVRLNPHIEAGGNYKISTGHIDSKFGISIHQLRHLERVVKGTGLHVRGLHMHTGSEIKDVGVFLRALDILFDAARRFPDLEFLDLGSGFKVPYKPGDPETDVAALGEQVAAAFREFEAEYGRPLEAWFEPGKYLVSEAGYLLVEVATVKHTTATVFAGVNSGFNHLIRPMMYEAYHYISNLTRPQGPERLYTVVGNICETDTFAWDRLLPEVREGDVLAFHNAGAYGFEMSSSFNSRLRPAEVLLDGEAAPRLIRRRQTFEDLLAGQEG
- a CDS encoding STAS/SEC14 domain-containing protein is translated as MPTATRTIYFKNSAGCVWEEPEHYLRLDYCAGPRQEGEFKALLTHARQAMQRHGWSRLLINQQQMKAFTPTEESWMINEWLPQAVRENGYRHGAVVVAHDVFARLAMTGLVLTSRQLGHTYRNFENEAEAADWLARVG
- a CDS encoding pentapeptide repeat-containing protein, producing MKPHRKPTALRKPTNFPVENVLTGLNAPRLLALGTDLEQLHFVGCELSEANLAGLRFEDCLFERCNLTTARLGGAALQNVAFADCKLLGVAFGACQDMLFGVHFDHCQLRYASFGGKKLAGTRFAYCSLAETDFTNADLSGAAFMDCDLTGTIFHDTRLVGTNFTTATGFSLDPEANDLTGARFALAGLPGLLDKYGLVVE
- a CDS encoding cupin domain-containing protein is translated as MPPIPPATHYRWDDMPKDELSDTIARRLITGDQMMLAHVYLKKGAIVPKHSHHNEQITYILEGALRFHLGDDGGQEVIVRAGEVLTIPSWLPHTAEALEDTLDVDVFSPPRQDWLDGSDSYLRQK
- a CDS encoding SDR family oxidoreductase; its protein translation is MDLGLTGKVALVAAASKGLGRAVAEELAAEGAHLVLCARHDDTLQQTCAAIRAATGARVLGVVADVANPTDVARLVQAALAEFGQIDILVTNAGGPPAGTFAQHDAAAWDAATRLLLTSVVELTRAVLPGMQARGWGRILNITSIAVKQPIAGLLLSNSMRAAVTGMARTLANEVAASGITVNCILPGYTRTERVEHLADAAATREGISAEQATERWTSEIPMRRLGEPREFAALAAFLCSERASYITGTSTAVDGGWLRGLF